The Perca fluviatilis chromosome 24, GENO_Pfluv_1.0, whole genome shotgun sequence genome has a window encoding:
- the trak2 gene encoding trafficking kinesin-binding protein 2 isoform X3, with product MPLLNITNEEVYDNFAMEVLSADRVEQMAKTYNDIEVVSHLLAERDRDLELAARIGQSLLQRNHLLQERNEALEEQLAQALDQVHQLQHELSKKDELLRMVASASEESETDSSVSTPLRPPQLLGGTAAAALSQLESLQSKLQELEEENLSLRSEACQLKSDTITYEEKEQQLVSDCVKELRESNSQMVSLTDELSQKNEELLRHQEEIAQLLSQIVELQHRVKELALEKEELRIHLQASKDSQRQLTAELDELADRNAECVEMLHEAQEEIKDLRSKNAPSAGLRRHLSYGLYPMDSLAAEIEGTMRRELSVEEEPASLDQRVSLKKVFQTVRSINATASRPASATPPIPGSGQSSLVMTAQPFTSTQGDEVPIGQPGCPGGNDLTRALHRLSLRRQNFLCERQFFQAEREKKLQSLAGAEGDVESSGCSSPMGSMLSSFSNLSELSFGSSVFKTFLPEKLQIVKPMEGSLTLHHWQQLAKPHLATILDPHPGVVTKGFCPLVQDAVYRLSDMEEDEEDEEHRGVQEKGAAERGKEEEDEEEGGITFKVRFSSTPDERKDRKQLMSPLPVPPLSPTLPTSPGTPATSSSARSELHLTPAPQHGTEKSSSSSQPISGACTTVVQSQSQICISTSTTTTTTSSYVQNPGKCPGSTSSTYTFTTCCILHPSDITQVTQSSQSSLMANTPSSMRTGPSTPVTPCRLSLGDCFPPRRPPVPTRGLAKLVLERGISAQVSTDTPPPSPKQTPRQPLFHLLPNTPPNSPSHSPSPSPVPPESHQHPADNFLASRPAELFLQDVYGLNLGRAPHPDLPSYSQETLTHVPSLKSGRARPDLGLVERLRRLGFTKVLQGAESEASAPRQDAATFVSAGGGSLLDGLRRNQSLPAMIGARAGKSAGHPTPPPPHPTTLDIPAPPWGNPKERRRHLASVSHFPSSSAKR from the exons ATGCCACTTTTAAACATCACCAATGAGGAGGTTTACGACAACTTTGCtatggaag TCCTCAGTGCTGATCGCGTGGAGCAGATGGCCAAGACTTACAATGACATCGAAGTGGTCTCGCACCTTTTGGCCGAG CGGGACAGAGACTTGGAGCTGGCAGCTCGGATTGGGCAGTCCCTTCTGCAGAGGAACCACCTGCTGCAGGAACGCAACGAGGCCTTAGAGGAGCAGCTGGCACAGGCCTTAGACCAG GTTCACCAGCTGCAGCACGAGCTCAGTAAGAAGGACGAGTTGCTGCGGATGGTGGCCAGCGCCTCGGAGGAGAGCGAGACGGACTCCAGCGTGTCCACGCCGCTGCGCCCGCCTCAGCTGCTGGGGGGAACCGCCGCCGCGGCACTCAGCCAGCTGGAGTCTCTGCAGAGCAAGCtgcaggagctggaggaggagaaccTGTCACTGAGGTCGGAG GCTTGCCAACTGAAGAGCGACACCATCACCTATGAGGAGAAAGAGCAGCAGCTAGTGAGCGACTGTGTGAAGGAGCTCC GTGAGTCCAACAGCCAGATGGTGTCTCTGACGGATGAACTGTCTCAGAAGAACGAGGAGCTGCTCAGACACCAGGAGGAAATCGCCCAGCTGCTCTCCCAGATAGTGGAGCTGCAACACCGAGTGAAGGAG ctggctCTGGAGAAAGAGGAGCTGAGGATCCACCTGCAGGCATCTAAAGATTCTCAGAGGCAGCTCACAGCAGAG CTGGACGAGTTGGCAGACAGGAATGCGGAGTGTGTAGAGATGCTCCATGAAGCCCAGGAGGAGATTAAAGACCTTCGCAGTAAAAACGCTCCCTCTGCCGGGCTGCGAAGGCACCTTTCCTACGGCCTCTACCCCATG gactcTCTGGCAGCAGAGATCGAGGGCACCATGAGGAGAGAGCTGAGTGTAGAGGAGGAGCCTGCCTCTCTGGACCAAAG AGTATCCCTGAAGAAAGTCTTTCAAACAGTCCGCTCCATCAACGCCACAGCATCGCGGCCGGCGTCGGCCACCCCTCCTATCCCTGGCTCAGGACAGAGCTCTCTAGTGATGACCGCACAGCCCTTTACGTCCACTCAGGG CGATGAGGTTCCAATTGGCCAGCCTGGCTGTCCAGGAGGAAACGACCTGACCAGAGCCCTGCACCGGCTGTCGCTGCGGCGACAGAACTTCCTGTGCGAGCGTCAGTTCTTCCAGGCGGAGCGCGAGAAGAAGCTGCAGTCCCTGGCGGGGGCCGAGGGAGACGTGGAGAGCAGCGGCTGCAGCTCACCAATGGGCAGCATGCTCTCGTCCTTCTCCAACCTGTCCGAACTCTCCTTCGGTTCCAGTGTTTTCAAGACCTTCCTGCCGGAGAAGCTTCAGATTGTCAAGCCCATGGAAG GCTCACTGACGCTCCATCATTGGCAGCAGCTGGCTAAACCACACCTGGCCACCATCTTGGACCCCCACCCTGGGGTGGTGACCAAAGGTTTCTGCCCACTGGTTCAGGACGCTGTCTACCGCTTGTCTGATATGGAGGAGGACGAAGAGGACGAAGAGCACAGAGGTGTCCAGGAGAAGGGGGCAGCAGAGCGGGgcaaggaagaggaggacgaggaggaagGCGGGATCACCTTCAAGGTGCGCTTTTCGTCTACCCCAGACgaaaggaaagacagaaagCAATTGATGTCGCCTCTCCCTGTCCCGCCTCTCTCCCCCACCCTGCCGACATCCCCCGGAACACCGGCCACGTCCTCCTCCGCCAGATCAGAACTCCATCTGACCCCCGCACCCCAACACGGCACGGAGAAATCCAGCTCATCATCTCAGCCCATTTCAGGAGCCTGTACAACAGTGGTCCAATCACAAAGTCAGATTTGCATCTccacatcaacaacaacaacaacaacgtctTCTTATG TCCAAAATCCAGGGAAGTGTCCGGGCTCCACCTCCTCTACCTACACCTTCACGACCTGCTGCATCCTGCACCCCAGTGACATCACACAGGTCACCCAAAG TTCTCAGTCGTCCCTCATGGCCAACACACCCAGCTCCATGAGGACAGGTCCCAGTACCCCTGTGACTCCTTGCAGGCTGAGTCTGGGGGACTGCTTTCCCCCCCGACGCCCCCCTGTGCCCACCCGCGGTCTGGCCAAGCTGGTCCTGGAGAGGGGCATTTCTGCACAAGTCTCCACTGACACCCCTCCTCCATCCCCGAAACAAACACCCCGGCAGCCCCTCTTCCACCTCCTCCCAAACACGCCCCCCAACTCCCCCTCACACTCACCTTCTCCCTCCCCGGTGCCCCCGGAGTCCCACCAGCACCCGGCGGACAATTTCCTAGCCTCGCGGCCGGCAGAACTTTTCCTCCAGGACGTTTATGGGTTGAATCTGGGCCGCGCCCCCCATCCCGATCTGCCAAGCTATTCCCAGGAAACTCTAACCCATGTCCCGTCCCTTAAGTCAGGTCGAGCCAGGCCTGACCTCGGCCTAGTGGAGAGGCTTCGGCGGTTGGGATTCACCAAGGTGCTCCAGGGAGCAGAGTCCGAGGCTTCGGCGCCACGCCAGGATGCTGCTACTTTTGTGTCAGCCGGCGGAGGGAGCCTGCTGGACGGCCTGAGGCGCAACCAGAGCCTCCCGGCCATGATTGGTGCCCGAGCGGGGAAGTCAGCCGGTCACCcgacacctcctcctcctcaccccaCCACCCTGGACATCCCCGCACCACCTTGGGGAAACCCCAAAGAACGGCGCCGGCATCTTGCCTCTGTCTCCCATTTCCCGTCAAGTTCAGCCAAACGCTAA
- the trak2 gene encoding trafficking kinesin-binding protein 2 isoform X2 produces MPLLNITNEEVYDNFAMEAYLALEPSSYSHPGSQSLSKVLSADRVEQMAKTYNDIEVVSHLLAERDRDLELAARIGQSLLQRNHLLQERNEALEEQLAQALDQVHQLQHELSKKDELLRMVASASEESETDSSVSTPLRPPQLLGGTAAAALSQLESLQSKLQELEEENLSLRSEACQLKSDTITYEEKEQQLVSDCVKELRESNSQMVSLTDELSQKNEELLRHQEEIAQLLSQIVELQHRVKELALEKEELRIHLQASKDSQRQLTAELDELADRNAECVEMLHEAQEEIKDLRSKNAPSAGLRRHLSYGLYPMDSLAAEIEGTMRRELSVEEEPASLDQRVSLKKVFQTVRSINATASRPASATPPIPGSGQSSLVMTAQPFTSTQGDEVPIGQPGCPGGNDLTRALHRLSLRRQNFLCERQFFQAEREKKLQSLAGAEGDVESSGCSSPMGSMLSSFSNLSELSFGSSVFKTFLPEKLQIVKPMEGSLTLHHWQQLAKPHLATILDPHPGVVTKGFCPLVQDAVYRLSDMEEDEEDEEHRGVQEKGAAERGKEEEDEEEGGITFKVRFSSTPDERKDRKQLMSPLPVPPLSPTLPTSPGTPATSSSARSELHLTPAPQHGTEKSSSSSQPISGACTTVVQSQSQICISTSTTTTTTSSYVQNPGKCPGSTSSTYTFTTCCILHPSDITQVTQSSQSSLMANTPSSMRTGPSTPVTPCRLSLGDCFPPRRPPVPTRGLAKLVLERGISAQVSTDTPPPSPKQTPRQPLFHLLPNTPPNSPSHSPSPSPVPPESHQHPADNFLASRPAELFLQDVYGLNLGRAPHPDLPSYSQETLTHVPSLKSGRARPDLGLVERLRRLGFTKVLQGAESEASAPRQDAATFVSAGGGSLLDGLRRNQSLPAMIGARAGKSAGHPTPPPPHPTTLDIPAPPWGNPKERRRHLASVSHFPSSSAKR; encoded by the exons ATGCCACTTTTAAACATCACCAATGAGGAGGTTTACGACAACTTTGCtatggaag CGTATCTTGCTTTGGAGCCCTCTTCTTATTCCCACCCCGGCTCTCAGAGCCTCTCCAAAg TCCTCAGTGCTGATCGCGTGGAGCAGATGGCCAAGACTTACAATGACATCGAAGTGGTCTCGCACCTTTTGGCCGAG CGGGACAGAGACTTGGAGCTGGCAGCTCGGATTGGGCAGTCCCTTCTGCAGAGGAACCACCTGCTGCAGGAACGCAACGAGGCCTTAGAGGAGCAGCTGGCACAGGCCTTAGACCAG GTTCACCAGCTGCAGCACGAGCTCAGTAAGAAGGACGAGTTGCTGCGGATGGTGGCCAGCGCCTCGGAGGAGAGCGAGACGGACTCCAGCGTGTCCACGCCGCTGCGCCCGCCTCAGCTGCTGGGGGGAACCGCCGCCGCGGCACTCAGCCAGCTGGAGTCTCTGCAGAGCAAGCtgcaggagctggaggaggagaaccTGTCACTGAGGTCGGAG GCTTGCCAACTGAAGAGCGACACCATCACCTATGAGGAGAAAGAGCAGCAGCTAGTGAGCGACTGTGTGAAGGAGCTCC GTGAGTCCAACAGCCAGATGGTGTCTCTGACGGATGAACTGTCTCAGAAGAACGAGGAGCTGCTCAGACACCAGGAGGAAATCGCCCAGCTGCTCTCCCAGATAGTGGAGCTGCAACACCGAGTGAAGGAG ctggctCTGGAGAAAGAGGAGCTGAGGATCCACCTGCAGGCATCTAAAGATTCTCAGAGGCAGCTCACAGCAGAG CTGGACGAGTTGGCAGACAGGAATGCGGAGTGTGTAGAGATGCTCCATGAAGCCCAGGAGGAGATTAAAGACCTTCGCAGTAAAAACGCTCCCTCTGCCGGGCTGCGAAGGCACCTTTCCTACGGCCTCTACCCCATG gactcTCTGGCAGCAGAGATCGAGGGCACCATGAGGAGAGAGCTGAGTGTAGAGGAGGAGCCTGCCTCTCTGGACCAAAG AGTATCCCTGAAGAAAGTCTTTCAAACAGTCCGCTCCATCAACGCCACAGCATCGCGGCCGGCGTCGGCCACCCCTCCTATCCCTGGCTCAGGACAGAGCTCTCTAGTGATGACCGCACAGCCCTTTACGTCCACTCAGGG CGATGAGGTTCCAATTGGCCAGCCTGGCTGTCCAGGAGGAAACGACCTGACCAGAGCCCTGCACCGGCTGTCGCTGCGGCGACAGAACTTCCTGTGCGAGCGTCAGTTCTTCCAGGCGGAGCGCGAGAAGAAGCTGCAGTCCCTGGCGGGGGCCGAGGGAGACGTGGAGAGCAGCGGCTGCAGCTCACCAATGGGCAGCATGCTCTCGTCCTTCTCCAACCTGTCCGAACTCTCCTTCGGTTCCAGTGTTTTCAAGACCTTCCTGCCGGAGAAGCTTCAGATTGTCAAGCCCATGGAAG GCTCACTGACGCTCCATCATTGGCAGCAGCTGGCTAAACCACACCTGGCCACCATCTTGGACCCCCACCCTGGGGTGGTGACCAAAGGTTTCTGCCCACTGGTTCAGGACGCTGTCTACCGCTTGTCTGATATGGAGGAGGACGAAGAGGACGAAGAGCACAGAGGTGTCCAGGAGAAGGGGGCAGCAGAGCGGGgcaaggaagaggaggacgaggaggaagGCGGGATCACCTTCAAGGTGCGCTTTTCGTCTACCCCAGACgaaaggaaagacagaaagCAATTGATGTCGCCTCTCCCTGTCCCGCCTCTCTCCCCCACCCTGCCGACATCCCCCGGAACACCGGCCACGTCCTCCTCCGCCAGATCAGAACTCCATCTGACCCCCGCACCCCAACACGGCACGGAGAAATCCAGCTCATCATCTCAGCCCATTTCAGGAGCCTGTACAACAGTGGTCCAATCACAAAGTCAGATTTGCATCTccacatcaacaacaacaacaacaacgtctTCTTATG TCCAAAATCCAGGGAAGTGTCCGGGCTCCACCTCCTCTACCTACACCTTCACGACCTGCTGCATCCTGCACCCCAGTGACATCACACAGGTCACCCAAAG TTCTCAGTCGTCCCTCATGGCCAACACACCCAGCTCCATGAGGACAGGTCCCAGTACCCCTGTGACTCCTTGCAGGCTGAGTCTGGGGGACTGCTTTCCCCCCCGACGCCCCCCTGTGCCCACCCGCGGTCTGGCCAAGCTGGTCCTGGAGAGGGGCATTTCTGCACAAGTCTCCACTGACACCCCTCCTCCATCCCCGAAACAAACACCCCGGCAGCCCCTCTTCCACCTCCTCCCAAACACGCCCCCCAACTCCCCCTCACACTCACCTTCTCCCTCCCCGGTGCCCCCGGAGTCCCACCAGCACCCGGCGGACAATTTCCTAGCCTCGCGGCCGGCAGAACTTTTCCTCCAGGACGTTTATGGGTTGAATCTGGGCCGCGCCCCCCATCCCGATCTGCCAAGCTATTCCCAGGAAACTCTAACCCATGTCCCGTCCCTTAAGTCAGGTCGAGCCAGGCCTGACCTCGGCCTAGTGGAGAGGCTTCGGCGGTTGGGATTCACCAAGGTGCTCCAGGGAGCAGAGTCCGAGGCTTCGGCGCCACGCCAGGATGCTGCTACTTTTGTGTCAGCCGGCGGAGGGAGCCTGCTGGACGGCCTGAGGCGCAACCAGAGCCTCCCGGCCATGATTGGTGCCCGAGCGGGGAAGTCAGCCGGTCACCcgacacctcctcctcctcaccccaCCACCCTGGACATCCCCGCACCACCTTGGGGAAACCCCAAAGAACGGCGCCGGCATCTTGCCTCTGTCTCCCATTTCCCGTCAAGTTCAGCCAAACGCTAA
- the trak2 gene encoding trafficking kinesin-binding protein 2 isoform X1: MFEVKPRAVEKKESSTETDEGLGSSGKHYGSLGSGSADSGSVYLSDSQDWVVSPSCSPDEGPGQHSAISPMLAEETFRYMTYLALEPSSYSHPGSQSLSKVLSADRVEQMAKTYNDIEVVSHLLAERDRDLELAARIGQSLLQRNHLLQERNEALEEQLAQALDQVHQLQHELSKKDELLRMVASASEESETDSSVSTPLRPPQLLGGTAAAALSQLESLQSKLQELEEENLSLRSEACQLKSDTITYEEKEQQLVSDCVKELRESNSQMVSLTDELSQKNEELLRHQEEIAQLLSQIVELQHRVKELALEKEELRIHLQASKDSQRQLTAELDELADRNAECVEMLHEAQEEIKDLRSKNAPSAGLRRHLSYGLYPMDSLAAEIEGTMRRELSVEEEPASLDQRVSLKKVFQTVRSINATASRPASATPPIPGSGQSSLVMTAQPFTSTQGDEVPIGQPGCPGGNDLTRALHRLSLRRQNFLCERQFFQAEREKKLQSLAGAEGDVESSGCSSPMGSMLSSFSNLSELSFGSSVFKTFLPEKLQIVKPMEGSLTLHHWQQLAKPHLATILDPHPGVVTKGFCPLVQDAVYRLSDMEEDEEDEEHRGVQEKGAAERGKEEEDEEEGGITFKVRFSSTPDERKDRKQLMSPLPVPPLSPTLPTSPGTPATSSSARSELHLTPAPQHGTEKSSSSSQPISGACTTVVQSQSQICISTSTTTTTTSSYVQNPGKCPGSTSSTYTFTTCCILHPSDITQVTQSSQSSLMANTPSSMRTGPSTPVTPCRLSLGDCFPPRRPPVPTRGLAKLVLERGISAQVSTDTPPPSPKQTPRQPLFHLLPNTPPNSPSHSPSPSPVPPESHQHPADNFLASRPAELFLQDVYGLNLGRAPHPDLPSYSQETLTHVPSLKSGRARPDLGLVERLRRLGFTKVLQGAESEASAPRQDAATFVSAGGGSLLDGLRRNQSLPAMIGARAGKSAGHPTPPPPHPTTLDIPAPPWGNPKERRRHLASVSHFPSSSAKR; encoded by the exons atgttcGAGGTCAAACCCCGGGCGGTGGAGAAGAAGGAGTCCAGCACTGAGACAG ATGAGGGGCTGGGCAGCAGCGGGAAGCACTACGGCTCGCTGGGCTCGGGCTCGGCCGACTCCGGCTCCGTCTACCTGTCCGACAGCCAGGACTGGGTGGTCTCCCCGAGCTGCTCTCCGGACGAAGGCCCCGGCCAGCACAGTGCCATCTCCCCCATGCTGGCCGAGGAGACCTTCCGCTACATGA CGTATCTTGCTTTGGAGCCCTCTTCTTATTCCCACCCCGGCTCTCAGAGCCTCTCCAAAg TCCTCAGTGCTGATCGCGTGGAGCAGATGGCCAAGACTTACAATGACATCGAAGTGGTCTCGCACCTTTTGGCCGAG CGGGACAGAGACTTGGAGCTGGCAGCTCGGATTGGGCAGTCCCTTCTGCAGAGGAACCACCTGCTGCAGGAACGCAACGAGGCCTTAGAGGAGCAGCTGGCACAGGCCTTAGACCAG GTTCACCAGCTGCAGCACGAGCTCAGTAAGAAGGACGAGTTGCTGCGGATGGTGGCCAGCGCCTCGGAGGAGAGCGAGACGGACTCCAGCGTGTCCACGCCGCTGCGCCCGCCTCAGCTGCTGGGGGGAACCGCCGCCGCGGCACTCAGCCAGCTGGAGTCTCTGCAGAGCAAGCtgcaggagctggaggaggagaaccTGTCACTGAGGTCGGAG GCTTGCCAACTGAAGAGCGACACCATCACCTATGAGGAGAAAGAGCAGCAGCTAGTGAGCGACTGTGTGAAGGAGCTCC GTGAGTCCAACAGCCAGATGGTGTCTCTGACGGATGAACTGTCTCAGAAGAACGAGGAGCTGCTCAGACACCAGGAGGAAATCGCCCAGCTGCTCTCCCAGATAGTGGAGCTGCAACACCGAGTGAAGGAG ctggctCTGGAGAAAGAGGAGCTGAGGATCCACCTGCAGGCATCTAAAGATTCTCAGAGGCAGCTCACAGCAGAG CTGGACGAGTTGGCAGACAGGAATGCGGAGTGTGTAGAGATGCTCCATGAAGCCCAGGAGGAGATTAAAGACCTTCGCAGTAAAAACGCTCCCTCTGCCGGGCTGCGAAGGCACCTTTCCTACGGCCTCTACCCCATG gactcTCTGGCAGCAGAGATCGAGGGCACCATGAGGAGAGAGCTGAGTGTAGAGGAGGAGCCTGCCTCTCTGGACCAAAG AGTATCCCTGAAGAAAGTCTTTCAAACAGTCCGCTCCATCAACGCCACAGCATCGCGGCCGGCGTCGGCCACCCCTCCTATCCCTGGCTCAGGACAGAGCTCTCTAGTGATGACCGCACAGCCCTTTACGTCCACTCAGGG CGATGAGGTTCCAATTGGCCAGCCTGGCTGTCCAGGAGGAAACGACCTGACCAGAGCCCTGCACCGGCTGTCGCTGCGGCGACAGAACTTCCTGTGCGAGCGTCAGTTCTTCCAGGCGGAGCGCGAGAAGAAGCTGCAGTCCCTGGCGGGGGCCGAGGGAGACGTGGAGAGCAGCGGCTGCAGCTCACCAATGGGCAGCATGCTCTCGTCCTTCTCCAACCTGTCCGAACTCTCCTTCGGTTCCAGTGTTTTCAAGACCTTCCTGCCGGAGAAGCTTCAGATTGTCAAGCCCATGGAAG GCTCACTGACGCTCCATCATTGGCAGCAGCTGGCTAAACCACACCTGGCCACCATCTTGGACCCCCACCCTGGGGTGGTGACCAAAGGTTTCTGCCCACTGGTTCAGGACGCTGTCTACCGCTTGTCTGATATGGAGGAGGACGAAGAGGACGAAGAGCACAGAGGTGTCCAGGAGAAGGGGGCAGCAGAGCGGGgcaaggaagaggaggacgaggaggaagGCGGGATCACCTTCAAGGTGCGCTTTTCGTCTACCCCAGACgaaaggaaagacagaaagCAATTGATGTCGCCTCTCCCTGTCCCGCCTCTCTCCCCCACCCTGCCGACATCCCCCGGAACACCGGCCACGTCCTCCTCCGCCAGATCAGAACTCCATCTGACCCCCGCACCCCAACACGGCACGGAGAAATCCAGCTCATCATCTCAGCCCATTTCAGGAGCCTGTACAACAGTGGTCCAATCACAAAGTCAGATTTGCATCTccacatcaacaacaacaacaacaacgtctTCTTATG TCCAAAATCCAGGGAAGTGTCCGGGCTCCACCTCCTCTACCTACACCTTCACGACCTGCTGCATCCTGCACCCCAGTGACATCACACAGGTCACCCAAAG TTCTCAGTCGTCCCTCATGGCCAACACACCCAGCTCCATGAGGACAGGTCCCAGTACCCCTGTGACTCCTTGCAGGCTGAGTCTGGGGGACTGCTTTCCCCCCCGACGCCCCCCTGTGCCCACCCGCGGTCTGGCCAAGCTGGTCCTGGAGAGGGGCATTTCTGCACAAGTCTCCACTGACACCCCTCCTCCATCCCCGAAACAAACACCCCGGCAGCCCCTCTTCCACCTCCTCCCAAACACGCCCCCCAACTCCCCCTCACACTCACCTTCTCCCTCCCCGGTGCCCCCGGAGTCCCACCAGCACCCGGCGGACAATTTCCTAGCCTCGCGGCCGGCAGAACTTTTCCTCCAGGACGTTTATGGGTTGAATCTGGGCCGCGCCCCCCATCCCGATCTGCCAAGCTATTCCCAGGAAACTCTAACCCATGTCCCGTCCCTTAAGTCAGGTCGAGCCAGGCCTGACCTCGGCCTAGTGGAGAGGCTTCGGCGGTTGGGATTCACCAAGGTGCTCCAGGGAGCAGAGTCCGAGGCTTCGGCGCCACGCCAGGATGCTGCTACTTTTGTGTCAGCCGGCGGAGGGAGCCTGCTGGACGGCCTGAGGCGCAACCAGAGCCTCCCGGCCATGATTGGTGCCCGAGCGGGGAAGTCAGCCGGTCACCcgacacctcctcctcctcaccccaCCACCCTGGACATCCCCGCACCACCTTGGGGAAACCCCAAAGAACGGCGCCGGCATCTTGCCTCTGTCTCCCATTTCCCGTCAAGTTCAGCCAAACGCTAA